A segment of the Mytilus trossulus isolate FHL-02 chromosome 12, PNRI_Mtr1.1.1.hap1, whole genome shotgun sequence genome:
ttaagttTATATAAGCTAAACTATgtgtattggttttttttatactttgcaCTTATGCAATCTGCATTATTTTGCTGAATTATAACACGAAGATGTTGTACGATTGCCATTGCGATAACTCTTCATAAttgatcaaaatgacacagaaattacttAATAGaggtcaacaatgagcaaggccAATACTGTAtggcccgaaatgacaaatataaaacaatctAAACTagaaaaactaacggcttaattaatgtacaatgtaatgaactaaaaacaaatatgtcacacAGCAACAACGAATACCACTGGAATTCTgcaacaggctcctgacttaagccagacacatacagaatgtttCGATTTTAACATCTTAGTTggtaaaaaaacgaaaaacgataAACAAAAACGAACAAAAGCCACCAAAGCACGTGAAATGAGCAATACACTCCTCGTTAATAGAAAGTGATGATTTAAATTTCTCAAGATGAGTTGGAGACCAAGGGAGGTAACCCGGACAAGGACAATGATTGTGAAAAGGACGAAAAGAACGGATGTGATGAAGATAAGGACAATGCAGATGAAGAAGAGGAAGACAATGATTGTGACTGGATGACGAAAGAAGAGGAAGaaagaaaaattatacaatgtGTAAGATTTTCAAATGTTCAAGTTAAGGATCTACTTACATGAGGTTTATAAACTTGATTTtcggatttttttctctccataCAATACAGGGTGAATGATTTTGCTCGTTAACACCCACTACACTAACACAACATTTTCGTGTATCTTCTACTTGACTGGGTTAAATAGAAGTAATATCAGAGGGCTCCCAACTTCAtctacattttgaacttctttaCTTTTAATGCAAATACTGCGGACAATATCTAATGCGTAATTCATACAGAATTCCGTATGTAACATGTCTGTTTTGTATCTGAACCTTATTTAGTGGTTGTAGTTGGTTGTTTTCTGTCATAGTTAATTTGCGTTTAGGTCATAGAATAAGCCATTGCTTATTTTTCTATTCGATCGTTTCACATTATGTCATGTAGTGGTCCTTTTAATGGATTATGTCATGTAGTGGTCCTTTTAGCTGAATTTGAGGGGTTTGTCGATTGTTGAAGGCCTCACGGTGACATACAATTACTTATATCTAAGTCATTTGATGTCTGGTTAGTACACGTATAGCTGTTCATTGGGCAATCATTACACATCTACTACATAAATCATACTTAGAAAAATATTCTAGAACATtcacataaatatatttataactgatatttgtttgttttacctTGAACAATATCACGtggtatttttcttttctataaaattttcgTTTGCAGCTGCAGGAAGTTGCAAGTAGATGTACTCATGCTAATACGAAGAAAAGACCCACATCTTATGAAGTACTCGATATGTTATATAAAGTATACGAACCACCAAAAGAACCATGGTCGTTCAAAAGTTTCTGTCAGAATCTATGTCAGGCAGAAAACTACGAAGATTATGACGACTCCACGCTGGACACACcggtatcaaaataaataaacgtCATCAAGGTTAAGACGCTTCAAAGTGTGTTGATAACATGGCTTcgctttttctttaaattacaaACAATAAATCCAATATGCATAGTAGAACACATTTATCTGCACATTCAAAGAGTTTGAACTGCTTATTGTAACTCTGtttgttaaataaatacattttttaaggaTTAACTTTGGATTTATTTCTTTAGGTGATAGGTAATTTCAGATTCTCGTCCAGTGAcgaatatcaaaatttatattttgatgtgaaTATGTAAAAATGATATGAATGGAAACCCCGTTTTACTAGATAGATATTGGGTCAAAAATGTCAGTGTTGAAGACATCCCAAATCTCCTTTGCCATGGGGAAATTGAATGTCAACAATGATCTAAATATAACGCACAAACAAAGGAAAGGTCGCAGTTTCGTGGCAGATAGAAGGAAAGACCAAACAGAATAATGCATGATTCGCATAAACAAAGAAAAGGTCGCAGTTTCGTGGCACATAGAAGGAAAGACCAACCAGAATAATGCATGATTCGCATAAACAAAGGAAAGGTCGCAGTTTCGTGGCACATAGAAGGAAAGGCCAACCAGAATAATGCATGAATCGCATAAACAAAGGAAAGGTCGTAGTTTCGTGGCACATAGAAGGAAAGACCAACCAGAATAATGCATGAATCGCATAAACAAAGGAAAGGTCGTAGTTTCGTGGCACATAAAAGGAAAGACCAAACAGAATAATGCATGATTCGCATAAACAAAGGAAAGGTCGCAGTTTCGTGGCACATAGAAGGAAAGACCAACCAGAATAATGCATGATTCGCATAAACAAAGGAAAGGTCGCAGTTTCGTGGCACATAGAAGGAAAGGCCAACCAGAATAATGCATGAATCGCATAAACAAAGGAAAGGTCGTAGTTTCGTGGCACATAGAAGGAAAGGCCAACCAGAATAATGCATGATTCGAatcatttattcatataaaacatcGTTCATTGTAATCTTTTGACGAGGGGAAACAATAACAGCTCTTAACAATAATAGCATAAATGTGGGACAATATGTCTTATCAACAAGCAAAGTGGTTTTGAAATTTACATATAAGACGGCTGTACATCTGTAAAACTGTATATAAACTGTTGATAGCATTACACAAGATGCAGTGGAAGAATctatatgtttaattttatacagatttaaaaatgtacaattaaTGTGCATGTTTACAGAGTTGCATTTTATATACAGCTTAACAGCTTTACAGTTAACATACAGGTTTACATTTGTACAgtgtataaatatttacagctttacagatgtgaatttaaattcatcttGAGAACTGTACATCAAGATTGCTTGTACATAAGAAGCTGGGTCGTCTGATATCGTCCATGATAGGTATTAAATGATGACCTGAtcattcaactgattttttattgtttggtcTTGTGTTGTGCTGTAGCACCAGTCCCGGTTTTGGGGAAGACTTAACACACATCCACATGTTTAACCAAGCTATAAGTAATGCACTGGTGCCAAGTCAAGCGACGGTAGTTCAGTGGTGATAACTGGTTTACgtctgtcatatatatatatttttcgtaaattgttttgttataaataacgCCATCAGTTTTCGAAATTTATTGCTAAAAAAAGGTGTTTACgcatattttatcaagctataatctagatttcgttattcattagttgaccatttattgaatttgtcAACACTTAAAGGTAAAAAATctcaaattttataaagaaaattaagcatgtattcttctttttgtggtttaaagtttctctAGACAAGTAAgatgatgaaaaatataatatacagatataaaaaataccaaattttcacattatgttttcaaaatggtcacaaagtctcaaatttgcaatttctttaaagtcataagaatagttatcaaaagtaccaggattataattttatacgccagacgcgcgtttcgtctacataagactcatcagtgacgctcagatcaaaatagttaaaaagccaaacaaatacaaagttgaagagcattgaggacccaaaattccaaaaagttgtgccaaatacggctaaggtaatctactcctggggtaagaaaatccttagtttttcgaataattcaaagttttgtaaacagaaaatttataaaaatgaccatataattgatattc
Coding sequences within it:
- the LOC134693097 gene encoding uncharacterized protein LOC134693097, which produces MAEDKTFIEGESWTKSCKRQETENTNNYELETKGGNPDKDNDCEKDEKNGCDEDKDNADEEEEDNDCDWMTKEEEERKIIQCLQEVASRCTHANTKKRPTSYEVLDMLYKVYEPPKEPWSFKSFCQNLCQAENYEDYDDSTLDTPVSK